ATCAATTCAACTGGTGCTGGAGTGATTTTGGTAGTTTATTATTCTGGATCCGAGAGCAGGATTTAGCTAAGCAGGATTTCTCCAAAGTGCATGGTATGATCTGCTCCGGCTGATCCCGTACCGAAGAAACCTGACCTATTATCTTTCAACCACGAATAGTAAGAAAGACACGAAAAAAGAAGTATTGTTATCTCGAAGCCGATGGGTAAGATTAAGGCGGCAGGGGCTTAGAAATAACACCTGTGTGAGATAGCCCGTCCAGTCTTGAGGAATAGCGAGATTTGACCTGGATTTCCTTTCCGGTATATTTCTCCGCCCTCTGTTCTAATGCGATCTGCCAGCGATGCTGTTCGTTTTCGCTGACTTGAGTATGATCCAGATACAGTTTTTGAAGTTGGTTCAAGTGTTTGAGATGAGAAAGACCGGCGTCTGTTACTTCGGTATTGCTCAGACTCAGTATGGTTAAGTTTTTCAAACCTTTTAAATGCATGAGGCCTTTGTCGGTAATGGAAGTATTACTGAGGTAAAGATTTCGCAACTTCTTCAATTCTGACAGATGAACGAGACCGGCATCCGTAATATCAGTTTTATTGAGCGACAGATACTCCAGATTCTTCAGCGATTTTAAGTGAGCCAGCCCCTGATCCGTAATGAAACTATCGGTCAAATTCAGCATTCTGAGTTTCTTCATATTTTTCAGATACGCCAACTCAGCATCTTCCACGTTCGTATCAAATAACGATAACTGATCCAAATAAGTCAGCTCAGAGAGATAGATCAATGGGTCACTGGAGAAGCGACTGGAAGAGAGATCCAGATGTGACAGCCCCTTTAAAGACTCAATGCCTTGCAACGTATCTACTGGAGTCTCTTTAAATTTAAACCTGATGTCGACGACTTTGACTTCTTCCGAATAAAACCAGTCGGGAGAATTGAAGGGCAGATTCACCGGGACGGGAATCAGCGGACTTTTATGATAATACAGGTGTGCCTGGCCCTGATATTCTAAGCGCAGGATGGTGTAATCCCTGACTTCCTTCTGATAGGAGTTCTTGATTCTGAAGAACAGCGTCAGAAGCAAAATGAGCGTAGCGCCCCATCTGACATAATGCCAGCCTGTGATTCTTTCAGGCTTGAATCGCAATAATCTGCCCATGAGTTGATTACCAGACTAATGACCGGAAATGATCTACATTCTATTCGACACACAATTGTAATCTTGCTCATGCTAAAAATGATTGCTACCACGAAAAATACAAAAACACATGAAGGGTTTGCGAGCCGACTCTCGAAATCGCGTGATTAATATCGTTTGACCATATAGCTGATCACATAGCCAAGGATCGTGCGCCAGGTTTTTTCCACGGTTTCGTCCCACTCTTCATCGAACTCCTTCACCGTTTCGATGACTGCTTCCAGCCAGATATTATAAAGTTGTGGCTCGATATTCAGATGGTATTGATCGTGAGTCCTGGCGCGCTCGCGCAGTTCTTTGAGTGCCTCGGAATCGCC
The sequence above is a segment of the Gimesia algae genome. Coding sequences within it:
- a CDS encoding globin domain-containing protein is translated as MEALTPKDQFLQSLDRCMEHERFIPAFYDRFLSTSEEIRHKFRHTDFEQQNKMLLRSLRLAAGATSGDSEALKELRERARTHDQYHLNIEPQLYNIWLEAVIETVKEFDEEWDETVEKTWRTILGYVISYMVKRY
- a CDS encoding leucine-rich repeat domain-containing protein; translated protein: MGRLLRFKPERITGWHYVRWGATLILLLTLFFRIKNSYQKEVRDYTILRLEYQGQAHLYYHKSPLIPVPVNLPFNSPDWFYSEEVKVVDIRFKFKETPVDTLQGIESLKGLSHLDLSSSRFSSDPLIYLSELTYLDQLSLFDTNVEDAELAYLKNMKKLRMLNLTDSFITDQGLAHLKSLKNLEYLSLNKTDITDAGLVHLSELKKLRNLYLSNTSITDKGLMHLKGLKNLTILSLSNTEVTDAGLSHLKHLNQLQKLYLDHTQVSENEQHRWQIALEQRAEKYTGKEIQVKSRYSSRLDGLSHTGVISKPLPP